In the genome of Quercus robur chromosome 3, dhQueRobu3.1, whole genome shotgun sequence, one region contains:
- the LOC126717518 gene encoding F-box protein At5g03970, whose translation MKYERKAHDSVHAALASDDILCEILLRLPEKSVFKLILVSKKWLHLICSNSFRSSYHSHWRENVHLLGFFVCNFLYLGRPRDGFRRPPWEPALPLLSTCKEGDDLKFSGILKQLGYFIDSSNGLLLCGRHPMTYHVWNPITKQPYQLPQPQQFYRSLCMAFVIEDSRDDAICYKVIRAKCVCKPVDVNTVSIETFSSKTSTWKQSTLTCSSSFALCPRTVATVIKGVVHWFAVQRNLAIYDPYLGLRRISLIKLPAGELSYDYEESVLGESSDGLLQYGQSSTLGIEIWVLEKEQSSNSSIYKSTHSGERWILRHKLNFRAMWKQNPTFTEHSKESQILSFLPRNSESVFIRSGSNIFLYDFESKRLEVVHYQGRGSSISWESSKIVPYFRPTWPCSPYVNDLTV comes from the coding sequence ATGAAGTATGAGAGAAAGGCCCACGATAGTGTTCATGCTGCATTAGCCTCTGATGATATTTTATGTGAAATTCTCCTTCGACTGCCAGAAAAATCCGTTTTTAAACTCATTCTTGTATCGAAGAAGTGGCTTCATTTGATATGTAGCAATTCTTTTCGTTCTAGTTACCACTCTCATTGGCGGGAAAATGTTCATCTTTTGGGCTTCTTTGTATGCAATTTTCTATACCTTGGAAGACCTCGAGATGGCTTCCGTCGTCCCCCATGGGAGCCTGCACTTCCATTATTGTCCACTTGTAAAGAAGGTGATGATTTAAAGTTTTCTGGGATCCTCAAACAGCTTGGTTATTTCATTGACTCTTCCAATGGCCTTCTTCTTTGTGGTCGCCACCCAATGACCTATCATGTATGGAATCCCATCACAAAGCAACCATACCAACTTCCTCAACCACAGCAGTTCTATCGAAGCTTGTGCATGGCATTCGTTATTGAGGATTCTCGTGATGATGCCATCTGCTATAAGGTCATTCGTGCAAAATGTGTATGCAAACCTGTTGATGTCAACACTGTCTCCATTGAGACTTTCTCTTCAAAGACCAGCACATGGAAACAATCTACTCTCACTTGCTCTTCAAGTTTTGCATTGTGTCCTCGAACTGTGGCTACTGTGATCAAAGGTGTTGTTCACTGGTTTGCAGTACAAAGAAATCTTGCTATTTATGATCCATATCTTGGACTGAGGCGTATATCCTTGATTAAACTACCAGCTGGTGAGTTGTCGTATGATTATGAAGAGTCTGTTCTTGGGGAGTCCTCTGATGGACTTTTGCAGTATGGTCAAAGCAGTACATTGGGCATTGAGATATGGGTTCTTGAGAAAGAACAAAGTAGTAACTCATCCATATACAAGAGTACTCATTCAGGGGAAAGGTGGATTTTAAGACACAAACTGAATTTCAGAGCAATGTGGAAGCAGAATCCAACTTTCACTGAGCATTCTAAAGAATCCCAAATATTGTCATTCCTTCCTCGGAATTCTGAATCTGTCTTCATTAGATCAGGATCAAATATATTTCTCTATGACTTTGAGAGCAAAAGGCTGGAAGTGGTTCATTATCAAGGCCGTGGCTCTTCAATTTCGTGGGAATCCAGTAAAATAGTACCGTACTTCAGGCCAACTTGGCCTTGTTCTCCTTATGTCAATGATTTAACAGTATGA
- the LOC126717520 gene encoding uncharacterized protein LOC126717520, translating to MWGSKVTVLSFLFLLLLGFSNCESQTETAMHTNNWAVLVCTSRFWFNYRHMANTLSLYRTVKRLGIPDERIILMLADDMACNARNKYPAQVFNNENHKLNLYGDNVEVDYRGYEVTVENFFRVLTGRHENAVPRSKRLLSDEGSHILLYMTGHGGDEFLKFQDSEELQSHDLADAVKQMKEKRRFKELLIMVDTCQAATLFSQLQSPGALAIGSSMKGENSYSHHLDSDVGVSVVDRFTFYTLAFFERLNMYDNASLTSLFGSYNPSMLMSTAYYRTDLYQRRLEEVPVTNFFGSVMETIHTDSAYRVLSRKESGSVEMRMSTEKSDHDKERLLLNSNDLDQIGELNTEDQRGNIECIWSTFHKELQKVKDVDSFVNYGLVIMLPLLTVSMWLSW from the exons ATGTGGGGCTCAAAAGTTACGGTGTTGTCGTTTTTGTTTCTGCTTCTTCTGGGTTTCAGCAATTGCGAATCACAAACTGAGACTGCTATGCACACTAACAACTGGGCTGTTTTGGTCTGCACCTCTCGTTTCTG GTTTAATTATCGACACATGGCTAATACTTTATCCTTGTATCG GACGGTTAAGCGGCTAGGAATACCTGATGAGAGGATAATACTCATGCTGGCAGATGACATGGCTTGCAATGCCAGAAACAAATACCCTGCCCAAGTTTTTAACAATGAAAACCACAAACTTAACTTGTATGGAGATAATGTTGAG GTAGATTATCGAGGCTATGAAGTGActgttgaaaatttttttcgtGTATTGACTGGGCGTCATGAGAATGCTGTTCCAAGATCTAAGCGTCTTTTAAGTGATGAAGGAAGCCACATTCTTCTGTATATGACAGGACATGGGGGagatgaatttttgaaatttcaggaCTCAGAAGAGCTCCAGAGTCATGATTTAGCTGATGCCGTGaaacaaatgaaagaaaagcGTAG ATTCAAGGAGCTGCTCATAATGGTGGACACTTGTCAGGCTGCAACTCTCTTCTCTCAG CTTCAATCACCAGGTGCTTTAGCCATTGGAAGCAGCATGAAAGGAGAGAACTCATACTCACATCACTTGGACTCAGAT GTTGGTGTTTCAGTTGTGGATCGTTTCACATTTTACACCCTTGCCTTCTTTGAGAGACTAAATATGTATGATAATGCCTCATTGACCAG TCTTTTCGGTTCATATAATCCAAGTATGTTGATGTCAACTGCATATTATAGAACAGATCTTTACCAACGTCGTTTGGAGGAG GTACCTGTGACAAATTTCTTTGGCTCAGTCATGGAAACAATACATACTGATTCAGCTTACAGGGTCCTGTCAAGAAAAGAGTCCGGTAGTGTTGAAATGAGAATGTCTACAGAGAAATCAGACCATGACAAGGAAAGATTATTGCTGAATTCCAATGATTTGGATCAAATTGGTGAGCTAAACACAGag GATCAACGAGGCAATATTGAATGTATATGGAGCACTTTTCATAAGGAGTTGCAGAAAGTCAAAGATGTTGATTCCTTTGTGAACTATGGCTTAGTAATAATGCTTCCATTGCTGACGGTTTCCATGTGGCTGTCCTGGTGA
- the LOC126717521 gene encoding bifunctional TH2 protein, mitochondrial-like isoform X2, whose translation MRFLFSLKASIKPLLPHFLSTRLLSSSRFNNSPTSMAIPPHPSAKSVAAVDSEVGLAKRSWIKFRRESVLALYTPFVLCLASGNLRVETFRHYIAQDVYFLRAFAQAYELAEECADDDDAKISISELRKAVLEELKMHNSFVQEWGSELAKESSVNSATVKYTDFLLATASGKVEGVKGPGKLATPFEKTKVAAYTLGAMTPCMRLYAYLGKELEALLDLHEGSHPYRKWIENYSSEGFQASAVQTEDLLDKLSVSLTGEELDIIEKLYHQAMKLEIDLFSAQPVVQPTVVPLTKQHNPAEDRLMLFSDFDLTCTVVDSSAILAEIAIVTAPKSDQIQPENQLARMSSADLRNTWGLLSRQYTEEFEQCIESIMPPEKVDKFKYEDLRKALEQLSDFEKRANDRVIESGVLKGLNHEDIKRAGERLILQDGCTTFFQKVVKNVNLNANVHVLSYCWCGDLIRSAFSSGDLLELNIHSNEFTFIESISTGEIDKKVESPIDKVQAFKNILNNCSNDRRNLTVYIGDSIGDLLCLLEADIGIVIGSSSSLRKVASQFGVSFVPLFPGLVKKQKECGEGESSSWKGLSGILYTVSSWAEIHAFILGC comes from the exons aTGCGCTTCCTTTTCTCCCTAAAAGCCTCAATCAAACCCCTTCTTCCTCACTTCCTCTCAACTCGCCTCCTCTCTTCTTCTCGATTCAACAACTCGCCAACTTCAATGGCGATCCCTCCTCATCCTTCAGCAAAGTCCGTGGCGGCAGTGGACTCCGAGGTGGGTCTAGCCAAACGATCCTGGATCAAGTTCCGCAGAGAATCGGTGCTCGCTCTCTACACGCCTTTCGTTCTCTGTTTGGCTTCTGGGAATCTCAGGGTCGAGACTTTCCGCCATTACATCGCTCAAGATGTCTACTTTCTCCGCGCTTTTGCTCAAGC GTATGAGTTAGCAGAAGAGTGTgcggatgatgatgatgcaaaAATTTCGATCTCTGAATTGAGGAAAGCAGTTCTAGAGGAGCTGAAAATGCATAATTCATTTGTACAG GAATGGGGTTCAGAACTTGCAAAAGAGAGCTCTGTTAACTCTGCAACAGTGAAGTACACAGATTTCTTGTTGGCAACAGCCTCTGGGAAAGTGGAAGGAGTAAAAGGTCCTGGTAAACTTGCAACTCCTTTTGAAAAGACAAAAGTTGCTGCATACACTCTGGGTGCCATGACACCATGCATGAGGTTGTATGCCTATCTGGGGAAGGAGTTGGAGGCACTTTTAGATCTTCATGAAGGCAGTCACCCTTACAGGAAGTGGATTGAAAATTATTCGTCTGAAGGTTTTCAG GCATCAGCTGTGCAAACTGAAGACTTGCTCGATAAACTTAGTGTCTCTTTGACAGGAGAAGAGCTTGACATCATTGAAAAGCTCTATCACCAAGCCATGAAACTAGAAATAGACTTGTTCTCTGCTCAGCCAGTTGTTCAGCCCACTGTTGTTCCTCTGACCAAACAGCATAACCCTGCAGAGGACCGCCTTATGCTATTTTCTGATTTTGATTTGACGTGCACTGTTGTTGATTCCTCTGCCATTTTGGCAGAAATTGCAATAGTAACAGCGCCAAAATCTGATCAGATTCAACCTGAAAATCAACTTGCTCGGATGTCATCAGCTGATCTTAGGAACACATGGGGCCTTCTTTCCAGGCAGTACACAGAAGAGTTTGAGCAATGCATAGAAAGCATTATGCCCCCTGAGAAAG TTGATAAATTCAAGTATGAAGATCTACGAAAAGCACTTGAACAACTCTCGGATTTTGAGAAAAGGGCGAATGATAGAGTAATAGAGTCTGGGGTATTGAAGGGTCTAAATCATGAAGACATAAAACGAGCTGGTGAACGTCTTATTCTTCAAGATGGTTGTACTACTTTCTTTCAGAAAGTTGTAAAGAATGTAAATTTGAATGCAAATGTCCATGTACTTTCATACTGTTGGTGTGGTGATCTCATTAGGTCAGCTTTTTCATCAG GGGATTTACTTGAGCTGAATATACACTCAAATGAGTTCACTTTTATAGAATCCATTTCCACTGGTGAGATTGATAAGAAGGTCGAGTCTCCCATTGACAAAGTTCAAgcttttaagaatattttaaataattgcAGCAATGACAGAAGGAACTTGACTGTTTACATTGGAGACTCAATTGGTGACTTGCTTTGTCTGCTTGAGGCAGATATAGGAATTGTGATTGGGTCAAGTTCAAGCCTTAGAAAAGTGGCAAGTCAGTTTGGTGTTTCTTTTGTCCCATTGTTCCCTGGCTTAGTTAAGAAACAGAAAGAATGTGGTGAAGGAGAGTCTTCTAGTTGGAAGGGGCTATCTGGCATTCTTTACACAGTATCTAGTTGGGCTGAAATACATGCCTTCATTTTGGGTTGCTAG
- the LOC126717521 gene encoding bifunctional TH2 protein, mitochondrial-like isoform X1, giving the protein MRFLFSLKASIKPLLPHFLSTRLLSSSRFNNSPTSMAIPPHPSAKSVAAVDSEVGLAKRSWIKFRRESVLALYTPFVLCLASGNLRVETFRHYIAQDVYFLRAFAQAYELAEECADDDDAKISISELRKAVLEELKMHNSFVQEWGSELAKESSVNSATVKYTDFLLATASGKVEGVKGPGKLATPFEKTKVAAYTLGAMTPCMRLYAYLGKELEALLDLHEGSHPYRKWIENYSSEGFQASAVQTEDLLDKLSVSLTGEELDIIEKLYHQAMKLEIDLFSAQPVVQPTVVPLTKQHNPAEDRLMLFSDFDLTCTVVDSSAILAEIAIVTAPKSDQIQPENQLARMSSADLRNTWGLLSRQYTEEFEQCIESIMPPEKVDKFKYEDLRKALEQLSDFEKRANDRVIESGVLKGLNHEDIKRAGERLILQDGCTTFFQKVVKNVNLNANVHVLSYCWCGDLIRSAFSSAGDLLELNIHSNEFTFIESISTGEIDKKVESPIDKVQAFKNILNNCSNDRRNLTVYIGDSIGDLLCLLEADIGIVIGSSSSLRKVASQFGVSFVPLFPGLVKKQKECGEGESSSWKGLSGILYTVSSWAEIHAFILGC; this is encoded by the exons aTGCGCTTCCTTTTCTCCCTAAAAGCCTCAATCAAACCCCTTCTTCCTCACTTCCTCTCAACTCGCCTCCTCTCTTCTTCTCGATTCAACAACTCGCCAACTTCAATGGCGATCCCTCCTCATCCTTCAGCAAAGTCCGTGGCGGCAGTGGACTCCGAGGTGGGTCTAGCCAAACGATCCTGGATCAAGTTCCGCAGAGAATCGGTGCTCGCTCTCTACACGCCTTTCGTTCTCTGTTTGGCTTCTGGGAATCTCAGGGTCGAGACTTTCCGCCATTACATCGCTCAAGATGTCTACTTTCTCCGCGCTTTTGCTCAAGC GTATGAGTTAGCAGAAGAGTGTgcggatgatgatgatgcaaaAATTTCGATCTCTGAATTGAGGAAAGCAGTTCTAGAGGAGCTGAAAATGCATAATTCATTTGTACAG GAATGGGGTTCAGAACTTGCAAAAGAGAGCTCTGTTAACTCTGCAACAGTGAAGTACACAGATTTCTTGTTGGCAACAGCCTCTGGGAAAGTGGAAGGAGTAAAAGGTCCTGGTAAACTTGCAACTCCTTTTGAAAAGACAAAAGTTGCTGCATACACTCTGGGTGCCATGACACCATGCATGAGGTTGTATGCCTATCTGGGGAAGGAGTTGGAGGCACTTTTAGATCTTCATGAAGGCAGTCACCCTTACAGGAAGTGGATTGAAAATTATTCGTCTGAAGGTTTTCAG GCATCAGCTGTGCAAACTGAAGACTTGCTCGATAAACTTAGTGTCTCTTTGACAGGAGAAGAGCTTGACATCATTGAAAAGCTCTATCACCAAGCCATGAAACTAGAAATAGACTTGTTCTCTGCTCAGCCAGTTGTTCAGCCCACTGTTGTTCCTCTGACCAAACAGCATAACCCTGCAGAGGACCGCCTTATGCTATTTTCTGATTTTGATTTGACGTGCACTGTTGTTGATTCCTCTGCCATTTTGGCAGAAATTGCAATAGTAACAGCGCCAAAATCTGATCAGATTCAACCTGAAAATCAACTTGCTCGGATGTCATCAGCTGATCTTAGGAACACATGGGGCCTTCTTTCCAGGCAGTACACAGAAGAGTTTGAGCAATGCATAGAAAGCATTATGCCCCCTGAGAAAG TTGATAAATTCAAGTATGAAGATCTACGAAAAGCACTTGAACAACTCTCGGATTTTGAGAAAAGGGCGAATGATAGAGTAATAGAGTCTGGGGTATTGAAGGGTCTAAATCATGAAGACATAAAACGAGCTGGTGAACGTCTTATTCTTCAAGATGGTTGTACTACTTTCTTTCAGAAAGTTGTAAAGAATGTAAATTTGAATGCAAATGTCCATGTACTTTCATACTGTTGGTGTGGTGATCTCATTAGGTCAGCTTTTTCATCAG CAGGGGATTTACTTGAGCTGAATATACACTCAAATGAGTTCACTTTTATAGAATCCATTTCCACTGGTGAGATTGATAAGAAGGTCGAGTCTCCCATTGACAAAGTTCAAgcttttaagaatattttaaataattgcAGCAATGACAGAAGGAACTTGACTGTTTACATTGGAGACTCAATTGGTGACTTGCTTTGTCTGCTTGAGGCAGATATAGGAATTGTGATTGGGTCAAGTTCAAGCCTTAGAAAAGTGGCAAGTCAGTTTGGTGTTTCTTTTGTCCCATTGTTCCCTGGCTTAGTTAAGAAACAGAAAGAATGTGGTGAAGGAGAGTCTTCTAGTTGGAAGGGGCTATCTGGCATTCTTTACACAGTATCTAGTTGGGCTGAAATACATGCCTTCATTTTGGGTTGCTAG